A section of the Enterococcus montenegrensis genome encodes:
- the tcpF gene encoding conjugal transfer ATPase TcpF: MYPIKYIENNLVFNQEGECFAYYELVPYNYSFLSPEQKYQVHDNFRQLIAQNREGKIQALQIATESSIRATQERSKKEITGRLKEVAKQRIDLQTDALVSMIGDSQIDYRFFIGFKLIATDEEVNLKNLKKSFFSGLQEFVYGVNHHLMGDFVSLSNEEVRRYTKLEKLMESKLARRFKVRRVTPSDLTYLIEHIYGEKGTPFEEYKFQLPKKKLKSETLVKRYDLLRPSRCLIEEKPRYLRMEHENHESYVAYLTINTIVGEMEFPSSELFYYQQQQFTFPIDTSMNVEIVTNKKALATVRNKKKELKDLDNHAYQSDNETNSNVLDALDSVDELETTLDQSKESMYKLSYVVRVSAESVDELKRRCDEVLDFYDDTNVKLVRPFGDMMGLHEEFLPSSKRYMNDYIQYVTSDFLAGLGFGATQMLGELEGIYFGYNVDTGRNVYLKPALASQGVKGSVTNALAAAFLGSLGGGKSFSNNLLVYYAVLFGGQAVIVDPKGERGGWKETLPEIANEINILNLTSKPENQGLLDPYVIMKKKKDSESLAIDILTFLTGISSRDGEKFPVLRKAIRTVTQSDQRGLLQVIHELRKEDSPVAENIADHIESFTDYDFAHLLFSDGSITQSISLDKQLNIIQVADLVLPDAETTFEEYTTMELLSVSMLIVISTFALDFIHSNREIFKIVDLDEAWSFLQVAQGKTLSNKLVRSGRAMNAGVYFVTQNSDDLLDERLKNNIGLKFAFRSTDIHEIKKTLEFFGLDQEDGSNQKRLRDLENGQCLMQDLYGRVGVVQVHPVFEELFHAFDTRPPVQERME; encoded by the coding sequence ATGTACCCGATTAAGTATATCGAAAATAATCTTGTGTTTAACCAAGAAGGCGAGTGTTTTGCCTACTATGAGTTAGTGCCTTACAATTACTCCTTTTTGTCACCTGAACAGAAGTATCAAGTACATGATAACTTTCGCCAATTGATTGCGCAAAACCGTGAAGGAAAGATCCAGGCTTTACAAATTGCTACAGAAAGCAGTATTCGTGCCACACAAGAGCGGTCGAAAAAGGAAATTACCGGTAGACTCAAAGAAGTAGCGAAACAACGGATTGACCTACAGACAGATGCATTAGTATCCATGATTGGCGATAGTCAGATTGATTATCGCTTTTTTATTGGCTTTAAATTGATTGCGACAGATGAAGAGGTCAATCTAAAGAATCTCAAGAAATCTTTCTTTTCTGGACTTCAAGAATTTGTCTATGGAGTGAATCATCATTTGATGGGCGATTTTGTTTCCTTATCCAATGAAGAAGTTCGCCGGTATACCAAGCTTGAAAAACTAATGGAAAGTAAATTGGCTCGAAGATTTAAAGTCAGACGAGTCACACCCAGTGATCTGACGTACTTGATTGAACATATCTATGGTGAAAAAGGTACACCGTTTGAAGAATATAAATTTCAGCTACCAAAGAAAAAGCTGAAGTCGGAAACTTTGGTGAAACGTTACGACTTATTACGTCCCAGTCGTTGTTTGATTGAAGAGAAACCACGGTACTTACGCATGGAACATGAAAATCATGAATCGTATGTAGCGTACTTAACAATCAATACGATTGTAGGAGAGATGGAGTTTCCTTCCTCAGAACTTTTCTATTACCAGCAACAACAATTTACCTTTCCGATTGATACTTCAATGAATGTGGAAATTGTGACGAATAAAAAGGCACTTGCTACTGTTCGCAATAAGAAAAAGGAACTGAAAGATTTAGACAACCATGCCTATCAATCTGATAATGAAACGAATTCCAATGTTTTAGATGCGTTGGATTCCGTAGATGAATTGGAAACCACCTTGGATCAGTCCAAAGAATCTATGTACAAACTGAGCTATGTGGTTCGAGTGAGTGCGGAATCAGTGGATGAATTAAAACGCCGCTGTGATGAAGTGCTCGATTTTTATGACGATACCAATGTAAAACTAGTCCGGCCCTTTGGCGATATGATGGGCTTACATGAAGAATTCTTACCTTCAAGCAAACGCTACATGAACGACTATATCCAGTATGTTACCTCTGATTTTCTCGCCGGTCTTGGTTTTGGCGCTACGCAGATGTTAGGTGAGTTAGAAGGTATTTACTTTGGTTACAATGTGGATACGGGGCGAAATGTCTACCTGAAACCGGCATTGGCTTCACAAGGGGTAAAAGGATCAGTTACCAATGCTTTGGCAGCTGCTTTCCTTGGTTCACTCGGTGGTGGCAAATCCTTTAGTAACAATCTCTTGGTCTACTATGCTGTTTTGTTCGGTGGGCAAGCTGTAATTGTTGATCCAAAAGGAGAACGCGGCGGCTGGAAAGAAACTTTGCCAGAAATTGCGAATGAAATCAATATTCTTAACTTAACTAGTAAGCCAGAAAATCAAGGGTTACTTGATCCCTATGTCATTATGAAGAAAAAGAAAGACTCGGAAAGTTTAGCAATTGATATCCTAACTTTTTTAACAGGGATTTCTAGTCGGGATGGGGAGAAGTTTCCTGTGTTACGCAAAGCCATTCGGACCGTTACCCAAAGTGATCAACGAGGATTATTACAAGTTATTCACGAACTTCGAAAAGAGGACTCTCCAGTCGCGGAAAATATCGCAGATCATATTGAATCTTTTACCGATTATGATTTTGCCCATTTGCTTTTCTCAGATGGTTCGATTACCCAGTCGATTAGTTTAGATAAGCAGTTAAATATCATTCAAGTGGCGGATCTGGTTTTACCAGATGCAGAAACGACTTTTGAAGAATACACCACCATGGAGTTACTAAGTGTCTCTATGCTTATCGTCATTTCCACTTTTGCCTTGGATTTTATCCATAGCAACCGAGAAATTTTCAAGATTGTGGACTTGGATGAGGCTTGGAGTTTTCTTCAAGTAGCACAAGGAAAGACTTTATCGAATAAGCTCGTTCGTTCTGGTCGGGCCATGAATGCCGGTGTTTACTTTGTCACGCAAAATAGTGACGATTTACTGGATGAACGCTTGAAGAATAATATCGGGTTGAAATTTGCTTTTCGAAGTACCGATATTCATGAAATCAAGAAAACCTTGGAATTCTTTGGCTTAGATCAAGAGGATGGAAGCAATCAAAAACGTCTGCGAGATTTGGAAAACGGTCAGTGTTTAATGCAAGACTTGTATGGTCGGGTAGGTGTGGTTCAAGTTCATCCAGTCTTTGAAGAACTTTTCCATGCTTTTGATACCCGTCCGCCGGTTCAAGAGAGAATGGAGTGA
- a CDS encoding FUSC family protein produces the protein MKKKLFRIVGVIAISFCIMLLLLSLIGTVAEATGLVDDTVEAGNLYSQYSLNNYQLDFFVDSSWDWLPWNWGDGLGKSVMYGLYAITNFIWTVSLYLSNATGYVVQEAYKLDFISDTAESIGKNIQTLAGITENGLQTSGFYFGFLLLMILVLGVYVAYTGLLKRETTKAVRAVLNFVMIFLLSGSFIAYAPTYITKINDFSSDVSEAALTLGTEIVVPNSESQGKDSVDLIRDSLFSIQVQQPWLLLQFDDSNIEEIGEDRVNKILSVSPDENKGKDREEAVKAEIEDNDNANLSITKTMNRLGTVVFLVLFNIGISFFVFLLTGIMLFSQILFIIFAMFLPISFLLSMLPTYESLGKKAIIRLFNTIMMRAGVTLVITTAFSISTMFFNISATYPFFMVAFLQIVTFAGIYFKLGDIMSMFNLQSNDSQSMGRRVMRKPQMLMNRKLRQINRNVGRTLAFGGGAAVGNKLAKEQSKSKFKPSGPSLRKNSRLPNDYEVPSDLNKEKPIPNNKKQSRMNLAGRKVGKVLDTQALVKDKTKQVKDQVKNTPTNLKYNLHKGIEKTKKAPEEFKRGLVQEKANRAELREKQRQRRDEKMAEKRKVLDEATNHQRKRRTNVPIDKVTLPQKDRTPKKEAPKRIVRANSNPEIKRKLTSQEIISKGKSQSASKKNSLQQVKQRSTLPKRTNQKVQKRMNHLKPRSGEKK, from the coding sequence ATGAAAAAGAAACTTTTTCGGATTGTGGGAGTGATCGCAATCAGTTTCTGCATCATGTTACTTCTTCTCAGTCTGATTGGAACGGTGGCCGAGGCAACAGGTTTGGTTGATGATACGGTGGAAGCCGGAAATCTTTATTCTCAATATTCTCTGAACAATTATCAACTGGATTTCTTTGTGGATAGTTCGTGGGATTGGCTGCCTTGGAATTGGGGTGATGGCTTAGGGAAGAGCGTGATGTATGGTCTTTACGCCATTACCAATTTCATTTGGACCGTTAGTTTGTATTTGTCGAATGCCACGGGCTATGTAGTCCAAGAAGCCTACAAGTTGGACTTCATTTCGGATACGGCTGAAAGTATTGGGAAGAATATCCAAACCTTAGCCGGCATTACCGAAAACGGATTACAGACATCAGGATTTTACTTTGGATTTCTATTATTAATGATTTTAGTTCTAGGAGTTTATGTGGCGTATACAGGTCTACTCAAACGAGAAACTACCAAAGCAGTTCGAGCCGTATTAAATTTTGTGATGATTTTTCTACTTTCAGGTTCGTTCATTGCGTATGCGCCCACCTATATCACAAAAATCAATGACTTTAGCTCAGATGTTAGTGAAGCGGCCCTTACCCTTGGAACTGAGATTGTCGTGCCGAATTCAGAAAGCCAAGGAAAGGATAGTGTGGATTTGATTCGGGATAGCTTGTTTTCGATTCAAGTCCAACAACCTTGGTTACTCTTGCAATTTGATGATTCCAACATAGAAGAAATTGGCGAAGATCGTGTTAACAAAATACTATCTGTGAGTCCGGATGAAAATAAGGGCAAGGATCGGGAAGAAGCGGTCAAGGCAGAGATTGAAGACAATGACAATGCGAATTTAAGTATTACCAAGACCATGAACCGTTTAGGAACCGTGGTCTTTTTGGTGCTGTTCAATATTGGCATATCCTTCTTTGTCTTTCTCCTGACGGGGATTATGTTGTTCTCGCAAATTCTCTTTATAATCTTTGCGATGTTTCTACCAATTAGTTTCTTATTGTCCATGTTGCCGACTTATGAAAGTTTGGGCAAGAAGGCGATTATTCGCTTATTTAATACGATTATGATGCGAGCGGGCGTTACTTTGGTGATTACAACTGCATTTAGTATTTCTACTATGTTTTTCAATATCTCAGCCACTTATCCCTTCTTCATGGTAGCATTTCTACAAATTGTGACCTTTGCCGGCATCTATTTCAAATTGGGTGACATTATGAGCATGTTCAATCTTCAAAGTAATGATAGCCAATCAATGGGAAGACGGGTTATGCGAAAACCGCAAATGTTGATGAACCGTAAATTGCGGCAAATTAATCGAAATGTGGGACGAACTTTAGCTTTTGGTGGAGGTGCAGCAGTCGGAAATAAGTTGGCAAAGGAACAATCAAAATCCAAATTTAAGCCATCAGGTCCTTCTCTCCGAAAAAATTCACGATTACCTAACGATTACGAGGTACCATCTGACTTGAATAAGGAAAAGCCAATTCCAAATAATAAGAAACAATCTCGAATGAATTTAGCCGGGAGAAAAGTCGGCAAGGTTCTGGATACCCAAGCTTTGGTGAAAGATAAGACCAAACAAGTAAAGGATCAGGTAAAGAATACGCCAACCAACTTGAAATACAATCTCCATAAAGGAATTGAAAAGACGAAAAAAGCACCAGAAGAATTCAAGCGTGGACTTGTCCAAGAAAAAGCAAATCGAGCGGAGTTGCGAGAAAAACAACGGCAACGTAGAGATGAAAAAATGGCTGAAAAACGAAAAGTTTTGGACGAAGCAACAAACCATCAAAGAAAAAGAAGGACGAATGTTCCGATAGACAAAGTAACTCTACCTCAAAAAGATAGGACGCCGAAAAAAGAAGCGCCAAAGCGGATTGTGAGAGCGAATTCGAATCCTGAAATCAAACGAAAACTAACTAGTCAAGAAATCATTTCAAAAGGGAAAAGCCAATCAGCAAGTAAGAAAAATTCTTTACAACAAGTGAAACAGAGGTCTACTCTTCCAAAGCGGACCAATCAAAAAGTACAAAAAAGAATGAACCATCTAAAGCCAAGGTCAGGTGAGAAAAAATGA
- a CDS encoding bifunctional lytic transglycosylase/C40 family peptidase, which produces MNLKKVGVISLTFLTISFIGILMCVGLLFGEDSEGSGSSGASPGGSSVSEEVLKHRSMVEKYAKESDIAEYVPILLAIIQVESGGTMEDVMQSSESAGLPPNSLSTEASIKQGCLYFSTLVKRSKELGCDQDSIIQAYNYGGGYLDHVAKNGKKHSFALAESFSKEKSGGQKVDYPNPIAIKENGGWRYNYGNMFYCLLVKQYLNTTQFDDKTVQGIFDEAFKYEGTAYVFGGSSPETGFDCSGLTQWCYAKVGLKLPRVAQDQYDAMTHIDLKDAKPGDLVFFHSTYDAGTYVTHVGIYAGENRMFHAGNPVGWTNLTESYWQQHLIGAGRYK; this is translated from the coding sequence ATGAACTTGAAGAAAGTGGGTGTTATTTCATTAACTTTTCTGACCATCTCTTTTATAGGTATTTTGATGTGTGTAGGTTTGTTGTTTGGGGAAGACAGTGAGGGAAGCGGAAGTTCAGGTGCTTCTCCTGGGGGTAGTAGTGTCTCAGAAGAGGTTTTGAAACACCGTTCAATGGTGGAAAAGTATGCCAAAGAATCAGATATAGCAGAGTATGTCCCGATTCTTTTGGCGATTATTCAAGTGGAATCTGGCGGCACAATGGAAGATGTTATGCAAAGTTCGGAGTCAGCCGGTTTACCACCGAATTCATTAAGTACCGAGGCATCCATCAAACAAGGGTGTCTCTATTTTTCGACTTTGGTTAAGCGTTCCAAAGAGCTAGGGTGTGATCAAGACAGTATCATTCAGGCCTATAACTATGGTGGCGGGTATCTGGATCATGTCGCAAAAAACGGGAAGAAACATAGTTTTGCTTTAGCTGAATCTTTTTCAAAGGAAAAATCGGGCGGTCAAAAAGTCGATTATCCCAACCCAATAGCGATTAAGGAAAATGGTGGGTGGCGGTATAACTATGGCAATATGTTTTATTGCTTGTTGGTGAAACAATATCTGAACACGACACAGTTTGATGATAAAACCGTCCAAGGAATTTTTGACGAGGCGTTTAAGTATGAAGGAACAGCCTATGTATTTGGTGGATCAAGTCCTGAAACTGGGTTTGATTGTAGTGGTTTAACTCAATGGTGTTATGCCAAAGTTGGTCTGAAACTCCCACGGGTGGCTCAAGATCAATATGATGCCATGACTCATATTGATTTAAAAGATGCCAAACCAGGCGATTTGGTTTTCTTTCATTCAACTTATGATGCCGGTACTTACGTGACTCATGTTGGTATTTATGCAGGAGAGAACAGAATGTTTCATGCGGGCAATCCGGTGGGATGGACGAATCTAACAGAAAGCTATTGGCAGCAGCATCTTATCGGGGCCGGTCGATACAAATAA
- a CDS encoding conjugal transfer protein, which yields MKIKIERNQKEKTPKKKKERVVSVGKHRKMVLALWLLLSCSIAFGIYKNFTAIDQHTTHEKVVVKEKVVNTSGVESFTKDFVKEYFSWKNNKEVIEKRMSTLGQYLTEEGLALSQDMVRADIPTSSEVQSVKILDVEKHSEEFTVSFLVEQKIMEGKKAQAISSAYRLTIFEDENGNHVVTSLPTMIAKPDKAKYETKQVESDSEIDAKTTEEITEFLEIFFKLYPTASEKKLEYYVESNVIQPINTNLNFVEITNPIYFETKDSVRVKVIVKYLDDVEKVTHDFQYNLLLSKGENWKITNCE from the coding sequence ATGAAGATAAAAATTGAACGAAATCAAAAGGAAAAGACCCCAAAAAAGAAGAAAGAACGAGTCGTATCCGTGGGCAAGCATCGAAAAATGGTACTTGCCCTTTGGCTTTTATTGTCTTGTAGTATTGCTTTTGGAATCTACAAAAATTTCACCGCCATTGATCAACATACAACTCATGAAAAAGTGGTAGTGAAAGAGAAGGTAGTGAATACTTCTGGCGTTGAAAGTTTTACGAAGGATTTTGTGAAAGAATATTTTTCCTGGAAGAATAATAAAGAAGTAATTGAAAAGAGAATGAGTACTCTTGGACAATATCTTACAGAAGAAGGTCTCGCTTTGAGTCAAGATATGGTTCGAGCGGATATTCCCACTAGTTCTGAAGTTCAATCAGTAAAAATTCTAGATGTAGAAAAACACTCAGAAGAATTTACCGTTTCATTTTTAGTGGAGCAAAAGATTATGGAGGGAAAAAAGGCACAAGCTATTTCTTCTGCTTATCGACTGACAATTTTTGAAGATGAAAATGGGAATCATGTTGTAACGAGTTTGCCTACTATGATTGCAAAACCTGATAAGGCAAAGTACGAGACAAAACAAGTAGAAAGTGATTCAGAAATTGATGCCAAAACCACAGAAGAAATCACGGAGTTTTTAGAGATATTTTTCAAGCTTTATCCAACAGCATCGGAAAAAAAACTTGAGTATTATGTTGAAAGTAATGTGATTCAACCGATTAATACAAATCTTAATTTTGTAGAAATAACTAATCCCATTTATTTTGAAACAAAGGATTCGGTTCGAGTAAAAGTCATAGTGAAATATCTCGATGATGTTGAAAAGGTGACTCATGATTTCCAATATAACTTATTGTTATCTAAAGGAGAAAACTGGAAGATTACCAATTGCGAATAA
- a CDS encoding LysR family transcriptional regulator: MLLRQMRYFVSVVENNRFTEAAEQEFISQSAISQQIQSLETELGTELFIRQHRKFRLTSAGEYFYQESRQILSRIDRIILETQRIGSDDEAHLRIGYLQVYGGPVLHQAITEFSEIYPEVVIDLIHGTHEELYQELLQQTVHLVLSDQRRAFSKDYVNLELIQPTTFIEISRRNPLSKQEVINVEDLSEIPCILITSKDQLEHEEAFYKDTLGFSNQFIYAGNLEEARLMVASNRGFLPLEKIGSQPSPLSATTRIPVQKAGKPITRKYCAFWKKEGTNYYVEEFARMLKKNIQDNTKQGLS; encoded by the coding sequence ATGTTATTACGACAAATGCGTTATTTTGTTTCGGTGGTTGAGAATAATAGATTTACAGAAGCAGCTGAACAGGAATTTATCTCGCAATCTGCAATCTCTCAACAAATTCAATCATTAGAAACAGAATTGGGCACAGAATTATTTATTAGACAGCATCGAAAATTTCGTTTAACTTCTGCTGGGGAATATTTCTATCAAGAGAGCCGGCAAATATTGAGTCGAATTGATCGAATTATTTTGGAAACCCAAAGAATTGGAAGTGATGATGAGGCTCATCTCAGAATTGGCTATTTACAAGTTTATGGAGGACCTGTTTTACATCAAGCGATTACCGAATTTTCAGAGATTTATCCTGAAGTAGTGATTGATTTGATCCATGGGACACATGAGGAACTTTATCAAGAGTTGCTCCAACAAACAGTTCATTTGGTTTTGAGTGATCAAAGAAGGGCTTTTTCAAAAGACTATGTCAATCTTGAACTCATTCAGCCAACAACGTTTATTGAGATTTCGCGGCGTAATCCTTTAAGCAAACAAGAAGTAATAAATGTAGAAGATCTTTCAGAAATTCCTTGTATCTTGATAACTTCGAAAGATCAATTGGAGCATGAAGAAGCCTTTTATAAGGATACCTTAGGATTTTCAAATCAGTTCATTTATGCTGGAAATCTGGAAGAAGCTCGTTTGATGGTTGCTAGTAATCGTGGATTTTTACCACTTGAAAAAATTGGTTCTCAACCATCACCACTTTCAGCGACGACTAGAATTCCTGTTCAAAAAGCTGGTAAACCGATTACCCGAAAATATTGTGCGTTTTGGAAAAAAGAAGGTACCAACTATTATGTAGAAGAATTTGCTAGAATGTTAAAGAAAAATATTCAAGATAATACTAAACAGGGTCTTTCGTGA
- a CDS encoding carboxymuconolactone decarboxylase family protein: protein MTISQQAQHYHEKMFPGYQSDFLRTDPEFIERFDNFAFDTVVKQDGLNGQTRFIAILASLVGCQGIDEFKAMLPAAMNFGVTAVEIKEIVYQAVAYLGIGRVFPFLKVMNLFFEEVNISLPLVSQSNTKVEDRLKAGEEAQIAIFGESMRGFSSQGSDESQHINQWLVENCFGDYYTRSGLDYRKRELITLPVVLVNFKNRK, encoded by the coding sequence ATGACTATTAGTCAACAAGCACAGCACTATCATGAAAAAATGTTTCCTGGTTATCAATCAGATTTTTTACGAACAGATCCAGAATTTATCGAACGTTTTGATAATTTTGCTTTTGATACCGTCGTAAAGCAAGATGGTCTTAATGGTCAGACACGCTTTATCGCTATTCTAGCTAGTTTAGTGGGGTGTCAAGGAATTGATGAGTTTAAAGCGATGCTTCCTGCAGCAATGAATTTTGGAGTAACAGCAGTCGAAATTAAAGAAATCGTCTATCAAGCCGTCGCTTATTTAGGAATTGGCCGGGTTTTCCCCTTTCTGAAAGTAATGAATCTTTTTTTTGAAGAGGTAAATATCTCTTTGCCACTTGTAAGTCAATCAAACACTAAAGTTGAAGATCGCCTAAAAGCCGGCGAAGAAGCACAAATTGCTATTTTTGGTGAAAGTATGAGAGGTTTCTCAAGTCAAGGTTCTGATGAAAGTCAACACATCAATCAGTGGTTGGTAGAAAATTGTTTTGGTGATTATTACACAAGAAGTGGCTTAGATTATCGTAAACGAGAGCTGATTACCTTACCCGTTGTGCTAGTTAATTTTAAAAACAGAAAATAA
- a CDS encoding IS982 family transposase: MQSQLQNTQFYPEVQTTYHTILEKVEELYLKFIPDTIRLRRNINQQKQADTVIISKIIFGLMIGFPSQSGTYRAICAFLYPSSAFPSRTMYSRFCGGLKTALKIIRYEYVNSLDNKARYAVIDSFPCPLCATIRNRRAKLFSEIANIGYNATKDLYYYGFKISLSVDSKGFPIAYEVTSASIHDVNMAYDLVEQAPNKQILADKGCVSTKLKQACHAIGVDLWTPSKKNQKANDTIDNSLLRKFRKKVETVISSLSLIGVQNFKNRSLAGFEARLEAILLTYSFMLKKAQVSVSGTLRYSLGRF; encoded by the coding sequence ATGCAAAGCCAATTACAGAATACCCAATTTTATCCAGAAGTACAAACAACTTATCATACAATTTTAGAGAAAGTTGAAGAACTATACCTAAAATTTATCCCCGATACAATTCGTCTTCGACGAAATATTAACCAACAAAAACAAGCGGATACGGTGATCATTTCAAAGATTATTTTTGGGTTGATGATAGGATTTCCAAGTCAATCCGGCACGTATCGGGCAATTTGTGCATTTTTATATCCTTCTTCTGCTTTTCCTAGTAGAACAATGTATAGTAGGTTTTGTGGAGGATTAAAGACTGCCTTAAAAATCATTCGATATGAATACGTCAATTCACTAGACAATAAAGCAAGATATGCCGTGATAGACAGTTTTCCTTGCCCCTTATGTGCAACGATTCGTAATAGACGAGCAAAACTTTTCTCTGAGATTGCCAACATTGGCTACAATGCAACAAAAGATCTCTATTATTACGGATTTAAAATTAGTTTGAGTGTTGATTCTAAAGGATTTCCTATTGCTTATGAAGTAACTTCGGCTTCCATTCACGATGTGAATATGGCCTATGATCTAGTTGAACAAGCTCCGAACAAACAGATATTGGCGGATAAAGGCTGCGTTAGTACAAAATTGAAGCAGGCTTGTCACGCCATCGGCGTAGATTTATGGACTCCTTCAAAGAAAAATCAGAAAGCAAATGATACTATCGACAACAGCTTATTAAGGAAATTTCGGAAGAAAGTAGAAACCGTTATTTCCAGTTTAAGTTTAATAGGTGTTCAAAACTTTAAAAATCGCTCTCTAGCGGGGTTTGAAGCACGTTTAGAAGCAATTCTATTAACCTATAGCTTTATGCTGAAAAAGGCGCAGGTCAGCGTTTCTGGAACACTTAGATATTCACTTGGTCGTTTTTAA
- a CDS encoding GNAT family N-acetyltransferase — MKKLDLSLTIRLIEKQDLPMLWAISYGPAADLSWMAYDGPYFNNPVLSWDAFVTGWGGESVENPHRGLIEYQNQPIGMVTAYWEDGPLNNWLQFGIVIYSSSLWGKGIATTVIPQWITYLFNLHPQVQRVGYRTWSGNHGMMKVGEACGLTLEARIRKVRFTQDRYFDSLEYGVLRDEWLNQ; from the coding sequence ATGAAAAAACTCGACTTATCCCTTACTATCCGTTTAATTGAAAAACAAGATTTACCAATGTTATGGGCAATTAGCTATGGCCCAGCTGCTGATCTTAGTTGGATGGCATATGATGGTCCATATTTTAACAACCCCGTACTTTCGTGGGATGCATTCGTTACCGGATGGGGAGGAGAATCTGTCGAAAATCCTCATCGTGGGCTGATAGAATATCAAAATCAGCCAATTGGAATGGTCACTGCCTATTGGGAAGATGGCCCTTTAAACAATTGGTTGCAGTTTGGCATCGTCATTTACTCCTCATCTTTATGGGGAAAAGGGATTGCTACGACAGTCATTCCACAATGGATTACTTATCTATTCAATTTACATCCCCAAGTGCAACGCGTTGGTTACCGAACTTGGTCTGGTAATCATGGTATGATGAAGGTCGGTGAAGCCTGTGGCCTAACACTGGAAGCGCGCATTCGTAAAGTTCGTTTTACACAGGACAGATATTTTGATTCGCTGGAATACGGCGTATTGCGTGATGAGTGGTTAAATCAATAA
- a CDS encoding ABC transporter ATP-binding protein, which translates to MSAIEFIDVKKQFKDGDTTIEALKTTNFKVEKGEFVAIIGPSGSGKSTFLTLAGGLQSPTEGQVKINGENFSEEKEKTRAKLRFKKIGFILQASNLIPFLSVENQLKLVDKISSKEQHLSKDKLFDQLGVSKLVKKYPEELSGGERQRVAIARALYNDPTIILADEPTASLDSDRAFEVVEILAKESKEKNKAIIMVTHDIRLVQYCDRIIEIRDGLMVEKDAEKIKQKYAREEDNEN; encoded by the coding sequence GTGAGCGCAATAGAATTCATTGATGTTAAAAAACAGTTCAAAGATGGCGACACAACAATCGAAGCATTAAAAACAACAAATTTCAAAGTTGAAAAAGGCGAATTTGTCGCAATAATTGGCCCTTCTGGTTCAGGAAAAAGTACCTTTCTTACGCTTGCAGGGGGACTACAGTCACCTACTGAGGGGCAAGTTAAAATCAACGGTGAAAACTTTAGTGAAGAAAAAGAAAAAACGCGGGCCAAGTTGAGGTTTAAAAAAATTGGCTTTATCTTGCAAGCTTCAAATTTGATTCCGTTTTTAAGTGTCGAAAATCAGCTGAAATTGGTCGATAAAATTAGTAGCAAGGAACAGCACTTATCAAAAGATAAATTATTTGATCAACTAGGAGTTTCTAAGTTGGTAAAAAAATATCCAGAGGAATTGTCAGGCGGAGAACGTCAGCGTGTGGCGATTGCACGTGCGTTATATAATGATCCTACAATTATTTTGGCAGATGAACCAACCGCTAGCTTGGACTCAGACCGAGCTTTTGAAGTTGTAGAAATTTTGGCTAAAGAATCAAAGGAAAAAAACAAAGCGATCATCATGGTGACACACGATATTCGCTTGGTCCAGTACTGTGACCGGATTATTGAAATTAGAGATGGACTGATGGTTGAAAAAGATGCGGAAAAAATAAAGCAAAAATATGCCCGTGAAGAAGACAATGAAAATTAG